GGGGCAGTGGTCGCTCCCCAGGGCTGTGGATCGGATCTTGCTGTCGCAGACGTTCTCCAGCAGGTCTTTGGAGACCACAAAGTAGTCGAGCCGCCAGCCCACGTTCTTGGCCCGGGCGTTCATCATGTAGGTCCAGAAGGTGTAGGCGTAGGGGGTGTCGGGGTAGAGGTGGCGGAACGTGTCGGCGAAGCCGGCCTCCAGCAGCTTCCCGAAACCCTCCCGCTCCTCGGGGGTGAAGCCGGCATTCTTCTTGTTGCCCTTGGGGTTCTTCAGGTCGATCTCCTGGTGGGCCACGTTGAGGTCCCCGCAGAGGACGAGGGGCTTGCGGGCAGCCAGGCCTTGCAGGTAGGAGCGGAAGGCCACGTCCCATCGCTGGCGGTACTCCAGTCGCACCAGGCCCCTGCCCGCATTGGGGACGTAGGCCGTCACCAGGAAGTAGGAGGGGAACTCGGCCGTGATCACCCGGCCTTCCTTGTCGTGCTCCTCCTCGCCTGCAGGAGGGGCAGAGAACGGAAACAGTCACTGGTTACAGGAGCAGCAGAGCGGACAACTGGATCTGGTGGGGAACCTAGGTCTCCTTCAGGCCTTGCAGGCAGAGTTTGAGTCACAATGTttgtttgagagccagtgtggtgtagtggttaagagcagtagacttgtaatctggggaactgggttcgcgtctccactcctccacatgcagctgctgggtgaccttgggctagtcacgcttctctgaagtctcagccccactcacctcacagagtgtttgtcgtgggagaggaagggaaaggagaatgttagccactttgagactccttcgggtagtgataaggcgggatatcaaatccaaactcttcttttgatTTATATACCCCTTTTCTTACACTTACATACACCAGCTGAGAGACGGTGGCTGGCCCAAGTGAGCTACAAggcagagtggggattcgaaccctggtctcccaggttatagcccaacactctaaccactacacca
The window above is part of the Zootoca vivipara chromosome 13, rZooViv1.1, whole genome shotgun sequence genome. Proteins encoded here:
- the APEX1 gene encoding DNA-(apurinic or apyrimidinic site) endonuclease — protein: MPKRGKKKEGEALPEEKEAVAEPEPKKAKKGGAKAEKEADGPILYQDPPDKLTSPSGKKYTLKVTSWNVDGIRAWFKKKGLEWVCEEKPDILCLQETKCAEKQLPAEIRDLADYPHKYWACSDDKEGYSGVALLSKAKPVDVTYGIGEEEHDKEGRVITAEFPSYFLVTAYVPNAGRGLVRLEYRQRWDVAFRSYLQGLAARKPLVLCGDLNVAHQEIDLKNPKGNKKNAGFTPEEREGFGKLLEAGFADTFRHLYPDTPYAYTFWTYMMNARAKNVGWRLDYFVVSKDLLENVCDSKIRSTALGSDHCPITLYLAV